atttttaatttcttttattttttgtttttcggTCTGGTGTTCTCTCATGAACACGTAGCTAAATTTTTAGCTTAATAGGGCTATTGTCATGTGCTTCAGTTCAAGTATTATCATAAGAGATTGTGATAGTTTTAGAAAACTCAAGACAAAAATCTGGCAGTGGCTACCACCACTAGCTCCTGCTTAGGCCCTGGTGAAGATGGACTTGGTTCAAGGAATTTGAGTGTAATCTTGCTaatgtttattttcttttccagTGATTCAGAAACCATTTTACCAGAGATTTACAgcacaaaattcaaaatttgtttCCATTAGATGTGAGCAGAACACCAAGGAGGGGAATGGTTTAGATATATGGATTGGGAGACTGGCAATGGTAGGCTTTACTGCAGCTATTACCATCGAAATCGCGACAGGCAAAGGACTCCTAGAGGTATTCCATCTGTACAAATGCTTTTGTTGAGATTTTGAATCTTCTATTGACAATTGCTGGAGTTCGAATTTTCCAATTCCTCTTAGTTATTCTCGGGCACAGCAGGTAGCGGGGCTATTGGCACACTTCGACCatccttaaattttttatggaattttttcaataaaaaattcATGTGCCATCCCCTCTTCCATATCTCGGGTCTGCCCTGGTTATGTGATCTGTAATTTTGGTACGAGTAGCATCATATATGCTGAATGTAAGGCATTTCTCATGATATACCTAGTTGGACGGGAGGATGCACATGGTCTTTCAAGTTCATGATATGAGATTCACTTTTCATTATGTTCTAAGTGACTTTAATTTGTTCCTTACCCTAAAAGAAGGGAAATACTAATAATATCATTTGGCTTTAATCATCAGTATAGCATAAAGTAAAAAGAAACCATAGTTGAGGAGGGTATTTGAAAAGACCAAAGGAAAAGGAAGAGTTGGCATTTTGTTCGGGTATTTACACACCACAACAAGCTTTTGTTCAGGCACATGCAACGCATGATTCTGCGCCTTGCGCCGTTGATGTCTCATTATCCTCCCCAATCTTAGGAAGCCTAATCCGGGAGAGGCTTTTGTGGAAATTAGGAACTTTTGCTGGTATTATGTATCACAATCTAGGTCACTTGGGCATGCCAAAAAAACTTTAGATACGGACTCTGCTAGAAACTACTAGTTGTCCTTATTCATTTCGCAATAATAGACTAAAATTGCTGCAAGAGTCCGTTGTGTAGTTTTATAAAACCATGTCCACCTCTTCCATAATCAAAGAAATGGTGGGAAACTTTTTATGATGGATTGAAGTTTGGTCCCGCTCCCCGAGTGGCGAATTATAGTGAAATATTGACTCTTCCTATTTTCAGAATGTTGGGCTGATAACACCATTGCCCATAGCAGCATTGACAGTTACAGCACTGGTGGGAGTTCTACTCGCAGTCTTCATCTTCCAATCTGCATCCAACAATTGATCAGTTACATTTCTCTCCCCACTTCCATTTTCAAATCTTTTTCTGTCGAGTTACTATTTTTTGTCCATGTATAATTTACCATGTACTTGCCTACTGAATATGTAAAGTCTGTCATATTTGTTTCCCACTTTTATATGGCATTTGTGCGCATGTTCGGGCAGATTATATTTCaaagtgaaatttgaaatatttttttagaaaaaaaactgCATTTAGTTTGAAATAGTCAGTTAATGTTTTTATTATAGACTATATGTTTATATAAAACACCACCAAAACGTTTACTATGACATGATAAAATTATCCATGTGATTCAAATCCGAAGGATATTGTTTCTTCATATATGTAAGAAATGTTCCGTTATGAATCATGATTGAGACTTAAAATTTAattcaacaacaaaaatttCCAATATTTAATCGATGTGAGAAATTTAACACTTAGGTATAGTTTGGCACATATGATAGGATaagcatgtgatatataatgtaaagataagttaaggataaataagatgtaggatattatatttaatgtttggtatgattttaataagagtgattaaatttatatattagattataatgacaaaattaaccttatcataataatttttatcatttcaaagttgttgtttgagtttatattttttatttgttcatacgccgatagtgcttgcatattttatttatttttacctaattttatatattatataatatgataattgagcccttgattttgtgagtcaattcaaatatcaatttttaatgttattcggatgatactaataattttattaagatttataaaaattatttatataattatctcgaattcatttatataattatcatattatataatataataaaaataattatttgattttaatttctaccaactagtatagatttataaaaatcatttataaattgagggcaattaagtcatttgtagtgtattttatccttaaataaaaattatcacacctaaaTGAAGGGATATcttatccttctaaaaaattatttatcaagggcccatgatattatcatgagctttttaaaaatgtaccaaacatgggataaggaggattgtttatcaatccctctcttatcccatgtaccaaactatacctCATAGTTcctagaaaaaaataattagaaCGAGAAGTGTCCATAAAACATATAACATGGGTTGTGTTCTTATATTATATTTagatttaagtttaaattaaaTCCAAAAGATAACTCAAGGAATAGTCGTATATGTCAATTCCCAATGacttaaaaataaacatttttaaaaattaaattggtGATTACACTTGACCAACCTTGGAGGTTCATCGAACTTTTAATTTACCCTTAAATTGAGTAGAAGGGGAGACGGGTCCACCTGAAAATGGTACTCTTCTTTTTAAAGTTGAATAGGGAAATGTCTGGATATTTTTTGATAGTTGTTGTTCATGATATATATTGTTTTACAAAAGTTTTAAATTCAGGTTTGAGGTTGTAATAAGACAATAAGTTGGGAAATGATAAAGAACTGAAGAAATATAACACAAGGAGCCGCGAAAATGAAGGAAATTatgatttggacaaaaaaaaattaaaagaaaaactttaataattatttatattttgggGGGATTGAAGGCAAATTTGGAACTAAATCAAAGGATCTTATATTAGGCCAGTTTCAATGGAGTTAAATTCTAGTACAGCATCGCTACTCCAATGGTCCTTGCAATTGCACCAAAATTTGGCATtgcaattatataaaattttgaaattttttacttatttttaaattttaacaaATAGTTTAAAAAATAGTTTAATTTGATAAAGAATAATCTAATCCAATTTATAAATATGTAATATATATTGAAGTTAATTTTAtaatgattttaaaaatatttaattagcaAAAAATTAATTAGTGCATTAATAAATGCAATATTATAACTCCTAATACAACATGCAAAAACATAAACTTATCTGTGATTATATAATTAAGTTGGTAAGTATATGTCTAATTCTTTAAACATTAAATAATGGATCAATTCAtatgatatataatttaataaatatatgataattaaaataaaattttaaatgttattataattgcatttattaattatataatactAATATCGTGTAAATGATATCAAATAGATATTAAATAAATGATAAGAAATAATGTaagtaaatttaaaaaatattctaCTAATATTCCTTTAGTGTGACATTTGAAGTAAATGAGTAAAAACAAATGTTGTATTTGGTGAAAAAATTGAATTACTTTAATGTAATATATGCACTAAAATAGATTTTAAGTTTGGAAATAACTTTAAAATATTGGAATTAAAAATAGCGAATGAGGTTGTTCTCTGGCTGGGGAAATAAATAGGTTCGTGCAAGTTTCAGCCTTTCGGACTTTGGAGAACAATTATTAAATAGTGAATACTAAAACGCGGGATcgaattttcaaatattaagTTCCGATTTTTTTGGTTAAACATGTATGAATGACAgagtaataatgataataaatgATCTCGTGAAAATTTCTCATGCGTCAAGCTGTTAACATTacgttattttattttgttggtTAAGTGGACTGTAAAAGAGTGACTTCAGATTCTAAAGGATAATACTTATTCTCTCGTGAGAACATGACCAACGGTTGAAAAAATCACTAAGGGATGTGAGACATCACCAATAGATAGAAACATGTCTCCCTAGACTGATGGGTCTGACAGCACGACCCATTAGCACTCAAGTAGATTGCATTCTGCGTTGatagaaatataaaaatataaagttATGTATAGTTTTTGGTCTAGTTGTAAGCGCTTGATCATAACATTTAGTATCAGAGGGAGGTTATGAATTCAAGTATCTCAAGAAGCGTATTTATATATTTCTTGGGGTCAATATTGAGTTAAGTGTACACGAGTGAGAGTAGCACTATGATATGCGACTTCTTAGGAAGTTCTCGTGCATCAAGCTGCTAACGTCGTGCCACTTGATCTGGTTGGTTAAGTGGACCGTAAAAGAGTGACACAAAACCTTAATAGGTAATATTGTCTCTGATGGAGACATAGCCGACGGTAAGAAACAAAGTAAGACTGATCTCTAATGGATGTGACACAATACCAATATATTAACACATATTTCATATACTCACGGGCCTAATAACTCGATCTATTAACACTTAATTAAGTGCACTCTACGTtgtcacatatatatatatataaataaaattgtacATTGATTACCAGCTATAATTTTTGTTCTTGTGATCAGCATTTCATCCTAACATAATCTTTCAAAATATGAACATAGTACAATGTaacaaataaaaagaaaattgtTTATTCCTTTTAGGATGGTTATGTTATGCattgaaaatatataaaaataattgaaaattaaattattatggtTTACAAACAGAGCAACCATATCGGTATTATATATATTCTGATATACATATGCTGACACAGTTATCATGACACTTACTTCATGAATTTTTCTTGGATTCCTTTGAACCTCCGACATCCCTTGACCAATTTGcaacttttaattttaatttttataaaattcattTATTTGATCACAGCTTTCCTCCCACCATCCTTTTATATTGTGCAATTAATTTCTACTGAATACTTGCTTGATTTGATTTAATTCATATCATGCGATGCGCATGTTATATTATGATATCAACCCTCTTtgaataccaaagaaatttacgTATTTTGAACTAATTGAAATTTCGTATTACGTCAATTGTCTAAACATATTTAATCTTATGTATCATAAACCAAACATTTCGATTCGTTGTACGAGAATTCCAGAAATAAGATTTGGATATTCTTTACTCAAGGATGTGGATTCAGAGTGGTCAAGATCCAAATGTAAACGATCGAGTTGACTCGAAAAGTATTTGattcttatttgaatttatcgAATTCGAATTCAAATCATATTGTTTGATAGTTCTTGATATTTGATATTCTActgatataatataaatatatataaaataaatagatTTGAGActtttaaagtatttattttcGAATAATAGTTCGAATTGCTATCGAATATGTTCTAATATTTTGTGTCGAAGTCGAGTAAATAATGTTGATTTCCGACGAACTTGttgtttgaaggaaagattctaTTAGGAGAGTATGTCTCttatgagactgtctcacgaatctttatctatgagatgaGACAACCCtcttgatattcacaataaaaagtaatacttttagcataaaaaataatattttttttggatGACCCAATTAacagatccgtctcacaaaatacgacctgtaaaATCGTCTCGCACAAGTTTTTATCCTATTAAGAAGGGGACAAACTGGGCGATTcatctttatttttgttttctaaaGATAATAATAAACGATCCgtttaatttgttttaaaattaatcCAATCATACAGAAAGACTGAAAAataattgtaattaataatAGGGGAAATTGTCAAAAACTCCCTATTTCCATTCTCAACCTCCTCTTTACTCCCTACTCCATTAAAACTTTGTTTCAACTCCCCATATCCCTCAAATTTCCAAGTTTGcccttatatatttattttaaataattgatttcttttttGTAGTAAaaggcccatcatgcttccgtaaaataaattgaatctttTACCTTTTGACTagagtaccaccgggttatatccaccgtttTTTACGAACTGttcctcacagtccaaccacacgatcgcaaccgatggttactaagcagattccttcagcaatacttagcacagctctaattcgtttcctaccttagagcgtacagcaaaagatcaatttttgaaaataatacatgataggggctaagagcaaagatctcttttattcaaacacaaacatttatttattacatagtaatctcctgtagaggaggagaaacttgtttagctacttatcGTAGCTGAACTCTTAACACACATAAACTTaagagaaaatattacaaccttgtatgaaagaaatggagaaaatatttgatgatcttcacttccttcttcctgccttatttatagaaggctccttcggatttgaacttcggatttcaaatcttcataagcctttacagcttgcattgGGGACCATTTGGTGGTTGAGGGGTCcctgtctagattattaatcttgacatcaacttctcatcctcTTTTATCTCTTTTAGATACCACTGACGATGAGTTTCCAGGATATCGGCAGTAATCTCATCTTTTTTATACTCtttgaaatgatttactaaccatTTCAGTGCTTCTGCCTCTTTCCTCTTGTATGttattcttattttcaaaactttcaaatatacacgatacatttttaagttttgattctggTGTGTTAGCTGGTTTCCTTTCTGtccttatttatggatgaattttcgggaccagttaatttacttttattcattggattccttttagattggtatccaatgcttgctgagtcatccaccatttgttattggtggtccatttgtcctttaccactaattagtggttgtcTTTATTCTACCACTCACATGGTAGTGGTCCTGCTTTTTGTAATGGAGGGTCACATGTCCTTTTTAATTTTGTCGAGAAATCTTCGGTTTTTTGTATCCTCGAGGAAAATGTGCATGTGGTCCTTCCCCACTTGTCCTTGCTTCGGTAAaatgtttccgatcagatcttgGTTTGAAACCTTTACCGAACTCTGGTTCTTTCTGTATTTGGCATTCAGAGCAGATGTTCTCCGACCATCTTCCTATGTGTGCCATATTACAGAACTTTCGGCGAGTCTCTTTGCTTGCCGGtagcttgctgttccacaagagatttcttttcttttcaaataaatcttctgcgaaacttgttgtttttcctgtcatggtattcaacaggaatgatccgttcactgaatgattgtagaatttgaacggaaacttgactttgtccatctcagtaagacagacccataaaccccaagctcttctggtagaaatgtcatcttcagtgattgaagcaaccaggggtgtttcttctgttggaggatccttgataaatttttggacatttgtatccggcctccttagcttgatgaaatgaaaggcttcgtgagaacctttccctgctggttctggtgctgcactaaagaagtatagctccaaaacatctcctctggacaaataatcattgtttgcccaagtctcgtgaacagcttcctggatccactttggtaaacctgagatttccggaaagctgggtgatgtagtataaactgaggcaagagccccaaattcataccaagGTTTAACCTCCTTAGGATATGAAttaggtttcatccataccctgggatattttcctgaaacatcaaccctatttgtagctgggttaatgccaattcgtgtttttaatttctcccaattttgctgataaacctgaaatggagaaattacaccttcattagtaccaaccttagctttgcctttgtccatacgaggcctaagg
This region of Primulina eburnea isolate SZY01 chromosome 14, ASM2296580v1, whole genome shotgun sequence genomic DNA includes:
- the LOC140812741 gene encoding stress enhanced protein 1, chloroplastic-like, which encodes MAAATQISSPLRSYASIRDGGGITPAQTLAFARVPCKFGTVFATGCPLLIQKPFYQRFTAQNSKFVSIRCEQNTKEGNGLDIWIGRLAMVGFTAAITIEIATGKGLLENVGLITPLPIAALTVTALVGVLLAVFIFQSASNN